The following coding sequences are from one [Limnothrix rosea] IAM M-220 window:
- a CDS encoding biotin transporter BioY, protein MKSTLRQPPPKKKTTVSAPNQFLWALIGVLLTIGGTFIEAHVTTSPPWTWTEKGIAVGSLGIYCQVGAVLLTGCLGGKNAGVLSQIAYIFIGLFWLPVFTQGGKLAYVMEPTFGYILGFIPGAWVCGWLAFRYVLTLESLALSAFCGLLVVHLSGVLYLTGMAWLERLAPENITLGGAIALYTLQPFAGQLVLVCGVAFMAYCIRRILFY, encoded by the coding sequence TTGAAATCTACCCTGAGACAACCGCCCCCCAAGAAGAAGACTACTGTTTCTGCGCCTAATCAATTTTTATGGGCGTTAATCGGTGTTTTGCTCACTATTGGGGGGACTTTTATTGAGGCTCATGTCACCACGAGTCCACCATGGACTTGGACAGAGAAGGGCATTGCGGTCGGCTCCCTTGGGATCTATTGCCAAGTGGGTGCGGTATTACTCACGGGTTGTCTTGGTGGCAAAAATGCTGGTGTGCTGTCGCAAATTGCTTATATTTTCATTGGCTTATTTTGGTTGCCTGTCTTTACCCAAGGGGGAAAGTTAGCTTATGTCATGGAACCAACCTTTGGCTATATTTTGGGGTTTATCCCTGGGGCGTGGGTTTGTGGCTGGCTCGCTTTTCGCTATGTACTGACCCTCGAATCTCTTGCTCTCAGCGCATTTTGTGGATTGTTAGTTGTCCATTTGTCTGGGGTGCTCTATCTCACGGGGATGGCATGGCTAGAAAGATTGGCACCGGAAAATATCACCCTCGGTGGGGCGATCGCCCTGTATACATTGCAGCCTTTTGCGGGTCAACTTGTCTTAGTTTGTGGTGTGGCGTTCATGGCATACTGTATCA